The proteins below come from a single Streptomyces spongiicola genomic window:
- a CDS encoding ABC transporter permease, which produces MTTPDSPVRKRPAPRPAAAPVPAGRRRAAVRPPWPLLLTACLAGALAVLPLGYLAVRALERGPAFAWDVIADERTGLLMLRSLGLAAVVVAACLLLGVSLAWLTVRTALPGVRVWSVLVTLPLAVPSYVAAFTWLSAAPWLAGFTGAALAMTLVSFPYVYLPVAAALRGIDPAQEEVSRSLGHGAVRTFLRVVLPQLRPAAAGGGLLVALYVLSDFGAVSLMRYDTFTRGIYTSYRASFDRTPAAALSAVLVVMTVALVAAEARTRGRAGHSRTGRGTARPATPLALGRLRLPALAWLGTVVVAAVGFPLGVLGYWLAVGSSATWEPALLADTALTTLGVAAAGAALTTVLALPVGVIAARHRGRAAHLLEQAAYAGHALPGITVALALVFFAVRYARPLYQELPLLVCAYAVLFLPVAVAATRAAVLQAPPVLEDVARSLGRSPLRVLREVTVPLAAPGVAAGAALVFVVCMKELPATLLLRPTGMDTLASRLWTETGAGSFAAAAPYAAALILLAAVPSYLLGRHRT; this is translated from the coding sequence GTGACCACACCGGATTCACCCGTCCGGAAGCGACCAGCCCCCCGCCCGGCCGCCGCCCCCGTGCCGGCCGGGCGCCGGCGCGCCGCGGTCCGGCCCCCCTGGCCGCTACTGCTCACCGCCTGCCTGGCCGGGGCGCTCGCCGTGCTGCCGCTCGGCTATCTCGCCGTGCGGGCACTGGAGCGCGGCCCCGCCTTCGCCTGGGACGTCATCGCCGACGAGCGGACCGGGTTGCTCATGCTGCGCAGTCTCGGGCTCGCCGCGGTCGTCGTCGCGGCCTGCCTGCTGCTCGGCGTGTCCCTGGCCTGGCTGACCGTGCGCACGGCACTGCCCGGCGTCCGCGTCTGGTCGGTGCTCGTGACCCTGCCGCTGGCCGTGCCCAGCTATGTCGCGGCGTTCACCTGGCTGTCCGCCGCGCCCTGGCTGGCCGGCTTCACCGGGGCCGCGCTCGCGATGACCCTGGTCAGCTTCCCCTATGTGTACCTGCCGGTCGCGGCCGCGCTGCGCGGGATCGACCCCGCGCAGGAGGAGGTGTCCCGCTCGCTCGGGCACGGCGCCGTGCGCACGTTCCTGCGCGTCGTCCTCCCCCAGCTGCGACCGGCCGCAGCCGGGGGCGGGCTGCTGGTCGCGCTCTACGTGCTGTCGGACTTCGGCGCGGTGTCGCTGATGCGGTACGACACCTTCACCCGCGGCATCTACACCTCCTACCGGGCCAGTTTCGACCGCACCCCCGCCGCGGCGCTGAGCGCCGTACTCGTGGTCATGACCGTGGCGCTGGTGGCGGCGGAGGCCCGCACACGGGGCCGCGCCGGGCACTCCAGGACCGGCCGGGGCACCGCACGCCCGGCGACGCCCCTCGCGCTCGGCCGGCTTCGGCTGCCCGCGCTCGCCTGGCTCGGGACCGTGGTCGTCGCCGCCGTGGGCTTCCCGCTGGGCGTGCTCGGCTACTGGCTGGCCGTCGGCTCGTCCGCGACCTGGGAGCCCGCCCTGCTCGCCGACACCGCGCTCACCACGCTGGGCGTGGCCGCGGCCGGCGCGGCGCTCACCACCGTGCTCGCCCTGCCGGTCGGTGTGATCGCGGCCCGCCACCGCGGCCGGGCGGCGCACCTGCTGGAGCAGGCCGCGTACGCCGGGCACGCCCTGCCCGGCATCACCGTGGCCCTGGCGCTGGTGTTCTTCGCCGTCCGCTACGCCCGCCCGCTCTACCAGGAACTGCCGCTGCTCGTCTGCGCCTACGCGGTGCTGTTCCTGCCCGTCGCGGTGGCCGCCACCCGGGCGGCCGTCCTCCAGGCCCCGCCGGTGCTGGAGGACGTCGCCCGCTCGCTCGGCCGCTCACCGCTGAGGGTGCTGCGCGAGGTCACCGTGCCGCTGGCCGCCCCCGGGGTCGCCGCGGGAGCCGCCCTGGTCTTCGTGGTCTGCATGAAGGAACTCCCCGCGACCCTGCTGCTGCGGCCCACCGGCATGGACACCCTGGCGAGCCGGCTGTGGACGGAGACCGGAGCCGGCTCGTTCGCCGCGGCCGCGCCCTACGCCGCCGCGCTGATCCTCCTCGCCGCCGTCCCGTCGTACCTGCTCGGAAGGCACCGCACATGA
- a CDS encoding TetR/AcrR family transcriptional regulator, whose protein sequence is MTPEPHATPRRSDATRAAILEAARERFAADGYDRATIRAIARDAGIDPSMVMRYYGNKEGLFAAASEIDLRLPELGAMPGRHIGAVLVSHFLDRWERDEVLTAMLRVGVTNAAGAERMAEVFRGQLLPVTAGVCPVQEEVPRRAALAASQILGMALARYVLRIPPAVDMTRDEVIAWLAPTVQRYLTAAAP, encoded by the coding sequence GTGACTCCCGAACCGCATGCCACCCCGCGCCGCTCCGACGCCACCCGCGCCGCGATCCTCGAAGCCGCTCGCGAGCGCTTCGCCGCGGACGGGTACGACCGCGCCACCATCCGTGCCATCGCCAGGGACGCGGGGATCGATCCGTCGATGGTGATGCGCTACTACGGCAACAAGGAGGGCCTGTTCGCCGCGGCCTCCGAGATCGACCTGCGGCTTCCCGAGCTGGGGGCGATGCCCGGACGGCACATCGGAGCCGTGCTCGTCTCCCACTTCCTCGACCGCTGGGAGCGCGACGAGGTGCTGACGGCCATGCTCCGGGTCGGGGTCACCAACGCCGCCGGCGCCGAGCGCATGGCGGAGGTGTTCCGGGGGCAGCTGCTTCCCGTCACCGCCGGAGTGTGCCCCGTGCAGGAGGAGGTTCCGCGCCGTGCCGCGCTCGCCGCGTCCCAGATCCTGGGCATGGCGCTCGCCCGCTATGTGCTGCGGATACCGCCGGCGGTCGACATGACCCGGGACGAGGTGATCGCCTGGCTCGCCCCGACGGTCCAGCGGTACCTCACGGCCGCGGCACCGTGA
- a CDS encoding Mut7-C RNAse domain-containing protein: protein MSGPEIHISFAPELRLFVPAERREGRTPLVTDGSSSLGHVVESLGVPLTEAGRLLVDGDRVETAYVPSEGEHVSVMGVERPQRVPGAPLRFLLDVHLGTLARRLRLLGVDAAYESEDLGDAALAALSARERRVMLSRDRGLLRRRELWSGAYVYSDRPDDQLRDVLQRFAPALEPWTRCTACNGRLSNADKAAVEHRLEQGTQRSYDVFAQCTACERVYWRGAHHARLQSIVEGALREFGGAGG from the coding sequence GTGAGCGGACCGGAGATCCACATCAGCTTCGCCCCCGAGCTGCGGCTCTTCGTCCCGGCGGAGCGCCGGGAGGGGCGGACCCCGCTCGTCACGGACGGCTCGTCGAGCCTCGGGCATGTCGTGGAGTCGCTCGGCGTCCCGCTCACCGAGGCCGGGCGGCTGCTGGTGGACGGAGACCGCGTCGAGACCGCGTACGTCCCCTCGGAAGGCGAGCATGTCAGCGTCATGGGCGTCGAACGCCCGCAGCGGGTGCCCGGCGCCCCTCTCCGGTTCCTTCTCGACGTCCATCTGGGCACCCTCGCCCGGCGGCTGCGGCTCCTGGGCGTCGACGCCGCGTACGAGAGCGAGGACCTCGGCGACGCGGCACTGGCCGCGCTCTCGGCCCGCGAGCGGCGTGTGATGCTGTCCCGGGATCGGGGCCTGCTGCGCCGCCGGGAGCTGTGGTCGGGGGCGTACGTCTACAGCGACCGCCCGGACGACCAGCTCCGTGACGTGCTGCAGCGATTCGCTCCCGCTCTCGAGCCGTGGACCCGCTGCACGGCCTGCAACGGCCGACTCTCGAACGCGGACAAGGCCGCGGTGGAGCACCGGTTGGAGCAGGGCACACAGCGCTCGTACGACGTGTTCGCGCAGTGCACGGCCTGCGAGCGGGTCTACTGGCGCGGCGCCCACCATGCACGGCTGCAGTCGATCGTCGAGGGGGCACTGCGCGAGTTCGGCGGCGCGGGCGGCTGA
- a CDS encoding YnfA family protein, with protein MVVARSVSLFVVAAVCEIGGAWLVWQGVREHRGWVWIGAGVLALGAYGFVATFQPQDDFGRVLAAYGGVFVAGSIAWGMVADGYRPDRWDVVGALVCLAGMAVIMYGPRGR; from the coding sequence ATGGTCGTCGCCCGCTCCGTGTCCCTGTTCGTCGTCGCCGCCGTCTGCGAGATCGGCGGCGCCTGGCTGGTTTGGCAGGGAGTGCGGGAGCACCGGGGCTGGGTCTGGATCGGCGCGGGCGTTCTCGCACTGGGGGCGTACGGGTTCGTGGCCACCTTCCAGCCTCAGGACGACTTCGGGCGGGTTCTCGCGGCCTATGGCGGGGTGTTCGTCGCGGGTTCGATCGCCTGGGGCATGGTCGCCGACGGATACCGCCCCGACCGCTGGGACGTTGTGGGCGCCCTGGTCTGCCTGGCGGGCATGGCGGTGATCATGTACGGACCGCGCGGTCGCTGA
- a CDS encoding FAD-dependent monooxygenase, producing MTDETAARSAITATVTSPAPTPASAWTGTETETETETETETETAETAAETQVTVVGAGPTGLLLAGDLAAAGVRVTVVERRAPARSNLTRAFGVHARTLELLDARGLADELVSRGTPITGLSLFRRLSLDLSRLRSRFPYLLIAPQYEVERLLERRARAAGAAFRYGTELRGLHQDAGSVTADLRGEHGAETALRSRYLVGADGMRSAVRRSLGLPFPGVSAIRSILLADVRLTEEPESLLAVNGTGRAFAFIAPFGDGWYRVMGWRRDRSQPEDRPVELDEVREIAREALGTDYGMRDARWLSRFHSDERQVPEYRRGRVFLAGDAAHVHSPAGGQGMNTGLQDAANLSWKLTAVLRGDAPDPEALLDTYQSERHPVGALVVRSSGAIVRLAMAHTPLQRLTRVLATSFLNAVRPAADKAVGMISGTGISYGAPRGSHRLTGRRAPDLALREGRLYELLRAGGFVLVAPDGSDAAPPAAPGPVTRAHWRDPHRKALLIRPDGYIAWARE from the coding sequence ATGACCGACGAGACCGCAGCCCGGAGCGCCATCACCGCCACGGTCACCTCCCCCGCCCCCACGCCCGCCTCCGCCTGGACCGGGACGGAGACGGAGACGGAGACGGAGACCGAGACGGAGACCGAGACGGCTGAGACGGCGGCGGAGACACAGGTAACGGTCGTGGGGGCGGGGCCCACCGGGCTTCTCCTCGCGGGCGACCTCGCGGCAGCCGGCGTCCGCGTCACCGTCGTCGAGCGGCGGGCGCCCGCGAGGAGCAATCTGACCCGGGCCTTCGGGGTGCACGCACGCACACTGGAGCTCCTGGACGCCCGGGGCCTGGCGGACGAGCTGGTGTCGCGGGGCACGCCCATCACGGGACTGAGCCTGTTCCGCCGGCTCTCCCTCGACCTGTCCCGGCTGCGCTCCCGCTTCCCCTATCTGCTGATAGCCCCGCAGTACGAGGTGGAGCGGCTGCTGGAGCGCCGTGCGCGTGCCGCCGGTGCCGCCTTCCGGTACGGCACCGAGCTGCGCGGGCTGCACCAGGACGCCGGATCGGTCACCGCCGACCTCCGCGGGGAGCACGGCGCGGAGACGGCGCTGCGCTCCCGCTACCTCGTCGGCGCGGACGGGATGCGCAGTGCGGTCCGGCGGTCACTCGGTCTGCCCTTCCCCGGGGTCTCTGCCATCCGCTCGATCCTGCTCGCGGACGTGCGGCTCACCGAGGAGCCGGAGAGCCTGCTCGCGGTCAACGGCACAGGACGTGCCTTCGCCTTCATCGCCCCCTTCGGCGACGGCTGGTACCGGGTGATGGGCTGGCGGCGCGACCGCTCCCAGCCGGAGGACCGGCCGGTCGAGCTGGACGAGGTGCGCGAGATCGCCCGCGAGGCGCTCGGCACCGACTACGGCATGCGGGACGCTCGGTGGCTCTCCCGCTTCCACAGCGACGAGCGCCAGGTCCCCGAGTACCGCCGGGGCCGCGTCTTCCTCGCCGGAGACGCGGCGCATGTGCACTCCCCCGCCGGCGGCCAGGGCATGAACACCGGCCTCCAGGACGCGGCGAACCTCTCCTGGAAGCTCACCGCCGTCCTGCGCGGCGACGCCCCGGACCCCGAAGCACTTCTCGACACCTACCAGTCCGAACGGCACCCGGTCGGCGCCCTGGTGGTGCGCAGCAGCGGGGCGATCGTGCGTCTCGCCATGGCGCACACACCCCTCCAGCGCCTCACCCGCGTCCTGGCGACGAGCTTCCTCAACGCGGTCCGGCCCGCGGCGGACAAGGCGGTGGGCATGATCTCGGGCACCGGCATCTCGTACGGGGCCCCGCGCGGCAGCCACCGGCTGACCGGCAGGCGCGCCCCCGACCTGGCCCTCCGGGAGGGCCGGCTCTACGAGCTGCTGCGCGCGGGCGGGTTCGTCCTGGTGGCACCGGACGGCTCGGACGCAGCCCCGCCGGCGGCGCCCGGCCCCGTCACCAGGGCCCACTGGCGCGACCCGCACCGCAAGGCGCTGCTGATCCGACCGGACGGGTACATCGCATGGGCACGGGAGTGA
- a CDS encoding AMP-binding protein, translated as MPPLAAPPADARILPLADRLATHGDRTALITADGETSYRELAARVAGTAQRLGSERRLVLLPGANTAEALVAYLAALAAGHPVLLVPGDHPDAMESLIAAYDPDVVVRPAPGRWEFEERRAVSAHELHPELALLLSTSGSTGSPKLVRLSHENLRANAESIAEYLGIRDTDRAATTLPLHYCYGLSVVHSHLLRGAGLVLTGLSVADPCFWDLFRGARGTTLAGVPYTFDLLDRVGFADMDLPHLRYVTQAGGRLAPERVAHYAALGARRGWDLFVMYGQTEATARMAYLPPDLAAAHPAAIGVPIPGGAFRIAPVEDHPGAGTGELVYSGPNVMLGYARGPEDLGLGRTVDELRTGDLARRTPEGLYEIVGRRSRFVKLMGLRIDPERVEAMLAGHGITALCTGDDEALAVAAIAPGRRGGTGDRGGPGDGGGPGHSDGSGHDFRQSGGPDDSVDSGGPDDSGAAGELRIRRLIADECDLPARAIRVRVLDELPRLATGKADYPAVLALTRPDRGETPSALSGGDTAADLCALYTQILDRPDVTRDSTFVGLGGDSLTYVEMSIHLEERLGRLPADWHTTPIRELVGQPGQRPPSGRPRSRRRRLETGVALRAAAIFCVVGSHIGVFTIRGGAHLLLAVAGYNFARFHLTDAARRERLGRVGRSIARIALPSMAWIGFALLVSDDYTLSNLFLLHNALRPQDTGPGIHTWFIEALVYILVAVAAVLCLPFADRAERRFPFALPAALTGLGLLTRYDLVGLPHRSQMTDAVTVFWLFALGWAAAKSRTVAQRLLVTAAAVATVPGFFPGEPWREAVVVAGFALLVWLPTLPSRERVNQVAGLVAAGSMHIYLTHWQIYPLVDGFSKHLALLVSLVFGVAYAIAVTRLMRGLPLVPADASLSRLRSLSFLSSLAFAQAPGPARPSARRRFAGLFRAHRSQGVRRR; from the coding sequence ATACCGCCCCTCGCCGCACCCCCCGCCGATGCCCGGATACTGCCCCTCGCCGACCGCCTCGCCACCCACGGCGACCGCACGGCCCTCATCACCGCCGACGGCGAGACCTCCTACCGCGAACTCGCCGCGCGGGTCGCGGGCACCGCACAGCGTCTCGGCTCCGAGCGGCGGCTCGTGCTGCTTCCCGGAGCGAACACGGCCGAGGCCCTGGTCGCGTATCTCGCCGCGCTGGCGGCGGGACATCCCGTCCTCCTGGTGCCGGGCGACCATCCGGACGCGATGGAGTCGCTGATCGCGGCGTACGACCCCGATGTCGTCGTGCGGCCGGCGCCGGGGAGGTGGGAGTTCGAGGAGCGGCGCGCGGTCTCCGCCCACGAACTGCATCCGGAACTCGCTCTGCTGCTCAGTACGTCCGGTTCCACCGGCTCGCCGAAGCTGGTCCGCCTCTCGCACGAAAACCTCCGGGCGAACGCCGAGTCGATCGCCGAGTACCTCGGCATCCGCGACACCGACCGGGCCGCGACGACCCTTCCCCTGCACTACTGCTACGGGCTCTCCGTGGTCCACAGCCATCTGCTGCGCGGGGCGGGCCTCGTCCTCACCGGACTGTCGGTGGCCGACCCGTGCTTCTGGGACCTCTTCCGCGGTGCCCGCGGTACCACCCTGGCGGGCGTCCCCTACACCTTCGACCTGCTCGACCGGGTCGGATTCGCCGACATGGACCTTCCGCATCTGAGGTACGTCACCCAGGCCGGCGGTCGACTGGCGCCCGAGCGCGTGGCGCACTACGCCGCTTTGGGGGCGCGCCGGGGCTGGGACCTGTTCGTGATGTACGGCCAGACCGAGGCCACCGCCCGGATGGCCTATCTGCCGCCCGATCTGGCCGCCGCCCATCCGGCGGCGATCGGGGTGCCGATTCCCGGTGGGGCGTTCCGTATCGCACCGGTCGAGGACCACCCCGGAGCCGGCACCGGGGAGCTCGTGTACTCGGGGCCGAACGTCATGCTGGGCTACGCCCGCGGTCCGGAGGACCTCGGGCTCGGGCGGACGGTGGACGAACTGCGCACCGGCGACCTCGCGCGGCGCACCCCGGAGGGGCTCTACGAGATCGTCGGGCGCCGCAGCCGGTTCGTGAAGCTTATGGGTCTGCGGATCGACCCCGAGCGGGTCGAGGCCATGCTCGCGGGGCACGGGATCACCGCGCTGTGCACCGGCGACGACGAGGCCCTCGCGGTCGCGGCGATCGCCCCCGGCCGCCGGGGTGGCACAGGGGACCGCGGCGGCCCCGGGGACGGCGGCGGCCCGGGGCACTCGGACGGCTCCGGGCACGACTTCAGACAGTCCGGTGGCCCGGACGACTCCGTTGACTCCGGCGGTCCGGACGACTCCGGGGCCGCCGGCGAACTGCGGATACGGCGACTGATCGCGGACGAGTGCGATCTGCCGGCGCGCGCCATACGTGTCCGGGTCCTGGACGAACTGCCCCGTCTGGCCACCGGCAAGGCCGACTACCCCGCCGTGCTGGCACTCACCCGCCCGGACCGCGGCGAAACACCCTCCGCGCTCTCCGGCGGTGACACGGCGGCGGACCTGTGCGCGCTCTACACACAGATCCTGGACCGCCCGGACGTCACACGGGACAGCACCTTCGTCGGCCTCGGCGGCGACTCGCTGACCTACGTGGAGATGTCCATCCACCTCGAGGAACGCCTTGGCCGTCTGCCGGCCGACTGGCACACGACCCCGATCCGCGAACTCGTCGGGCAGCCCGGGCAGAGACCGCCATCGGGGCGGCCCCGCTCCCGAAGACGCAGACTGGAGACCGGCGTCGCGCTGCGCGCCGCGGCGATCTTCTGCGTCGTGGGCTCGCACATCGGCGTCTTCACGATCAGGGGCGGAGCCCATCTGCTGCTCGCGGTCGCCGGGTACAACTTCGCCCGCTTCCACCTCACGGACGCCGCACGGCGCGAACGCCTGGGCCGCGTCGGGCGCAGCATCGCCCGTATCGCCCTGCCGAGCATGGCCTGGATCGGTTTCGCGCTCCTCGTCAGCGACGACTACACGCTGTCCAACCTGTTCCTGCTCCACAACGCCCTGAGGCCGCAGGACACGGGGCCGGGCATCCACACCTGGTTCATCGAGGCCCTCGTCTACATCCTCGTCGCGGTCGCCGCCGTCCTCTGCCTGCCCTTCGCGGACCGTGCGGAACGCCGCTTCCCCTTCGCCCTTCCCGCGGCGCTCACCGGCCTCGGCCTGCTCACGCGCTACGACCTCGTCGGACTCCCGCACCGCTCGCAGATGACGGACGCGGTGACCGTCTTCTGGCTGTTCGCGCTCGGCTGGGCGGCGGCGAAGTCCCGGACGGTGGCGCAGCGGCTGCTGGTGACCGCGGCCGCCGTCGCCACCGTGCCCGGGTTCTTCCCCGGTGAGCCCTGGCGCGAGGCGGTCGTGGTCGCCGGTTTCGCGCTGCTGGTGTGGCTGCCGACGCTGCCCAGCCGGGAGCGTGTCAACCAGGTGGCCGGGCTGGTGGCGGCCGGCTCGATGCACATCTATCTGACGCACTGGCAGATCTACCCGCTCGTGGACGGTTTCTCGAAGCACCTGGCACTGCTGGTCTCGCTCGTCTTCGGCGTCGCCTACGCGATCGCGGTGACGCGCCTGATGCGGGGGCTGCCGCTGGTGCCCGCGGACGCGTCGCTGTCCCGGCTGAGGTCCCTGTCCTTCCTGTCGTCGCTGGCCTTCGCGCAGGCTCCGGGCCCTGCGCGGCCCTCCGCCCGCCGCCGGTTCGCGGGCCTGTTCCGTGCCCACCGGAGTCAGGGCGTGCGGCGGAGGTAG
- a CDS encoding iron ABC transporter substrate-binding protein: MRRPLARTLAALAATALTLPVIAGCSSEPAGLVIYSGRNENLVAPLVEKLEEHLGTTVDVRYGGSAELSAQLLEEGDETEAGLFLSQDAGALGALSKEGRLAPLPPTTLGKVTPNYRGSAGDWVGVSGRVRVIAYDSGKVTAPPASVHDLVKPEWKGKVGYAPANASFQAFVTGMRVLEGDEATRGWLKKLKANSPKAYESNLNVLDAVDSGEVSLGLLNHYYWYEKAAEKGADKLRAKVHYLPNGDPGGLVNVAGVGLLKGADKQQSAYARKAADFLLSAESQRYFAEETKEYPLAAGVEQAEGVPPLDSLQPPQIDLGQLDSLKATLAMLQDVGMV; the protein is encoded by the coding sequence ATGCGACGCCCGCTGGCCCGCACCCTCGCCGCCCTCGCCGCGACGGCCCTGACCCTGCCCGTCATCGCCGGATGCAGCAGCGAGCCGGCCGGTCTCGTCATCTACTCCGGCCGGAACGAGAACCTCGTGGCGCCGCTCGTCGAGAAGCTCGAGGAGCACCTCGGCACCACCGTCGACGTCCGGTACGGCGGCAGCGCCGAACTCTCGGCGCAGCTCCTCGAGGAGGGGGACGAGACCGAGGCCGGCCTCTTCCTCTCCCAGGACGCGGGCGCGCTCGGCGCGCTCTCCAAGGAGGGCAGGCTCGCGCCACTGCCGCCGACGACCCTCGGCAAGGTCACACCGAACTACCGCGGCTCGGCCGGCGACTGGGTCGGCGTCAGCGGACGGGTCCGGGTCATCGCGTACGACTCCGGCAAGGTGACCGCACCCCCGGCCAGCGTGCACGACCTGGTGAAGCCCGAGTGGAAGGGCAAGGTCGGCTACGCCCCGGCCAACGCCTCCTTCCAGGCCTTCGTCACCGGTATGCGCGTCCTGGAGGGCGACGAGGCCACCCGCGGCTGGCTGAAAAAGCTGAAGGCGAACAGCCCGAAGGCCTACGAGAGCAACCTCAACGTCCTCGACGCCGTCGACTCCGGCGAGGTGTCCCTCGGCCTGCTGAACCACTACTACTGGTACGAGAAGGCGGCTGAGAAGGGCGCGGACAAGCTCCGGGCCAAGGTGCACTACCTCCCGAACGGCGACCCGGGCGGCCTGGTGAACGTCGCCGGAGTGGGTCTGCTGAAGGGCGCGGACAAGCAGCAGAGCGCCTACGCCCGGAAGGCCGCCGACTTCCTGCTGTCCGCCGAGTCGCAGCGCTACTTCGCCGAGGAGACCAAGGAGTACCCGCTCGCCGCGGGCGTCGAGCAGGCCGAGGGCGTCCCGCCGCTGGACTCCCTCCAGCCGCCGCAGATCGACCTCGGGCAGCTCGACTCACTGAAGGCGACCCTGGCCATGCTCCAGGACGTCGGAATGGTCTGA
- a CDS encoding SDR family NAD(P)-dependent oxidoreductase, translating into MTATPIAVVTGASSGIGAATARSLAAAGYHVVLTARRKERVEALAAELTEAGHLAAAHALDVTDRAAVDALAASLDGSGPVKVLVNNAGGALGADPVATGDPADWRQMFEVNVIGTLNITQALLPALTASGDGTVVVLSSTAGHGTYEGGAGYVAAKHGEHVLAETLRLEIVGTPVRVIEIAPGMVKTEGFAATRFRGDTEKAAKVYEGVAQPLTAEDVADTVTWAVTRPAHVNIDLLVVRPRAQASNTKVHREH; encoded by the coding sequence ATGACCGCCACGCCCATAGCCGTCGTCACCGGAGCGAGCAGCGGAATCGGCGCCGCCACCGCGCGGAGTCTCGCCGCGGCCGGCTACCACGTGGTGCTCACCGCCCGGCGCAAGGAGCGGGTCGAAGCCCTCGCCGCCGAGCTGACGGAGGCCGGGCACCTGGCCGCGGCCCACGCCCTCGATGTCACCGACCGCGCCGCCGTGGACGCCCTCGCGGCCTCCCTCGACGGCTCAGGCCCCGTGAAGGTCCTGGTCAACAATGCGGGCGGGGCTCTCGGCGCCGACCCGGTCGCGACCGGCGACCCGGCGGACTGGCGTCAGATGTTCGAGGTCAACGTCATCGGCACGCTGAACATCACGCAGGCCCTGCTCCCCGCGCTCACCGCGAGCGGTGACGGCACCGTGGTCGTCCTCTCGTCCACCGCGGGCCACGGCACCTACGAGGGGGGCGCGGGATACGTCGCGGCGAAGCACGGGGAGCACGTCCTCGCCGAGACCCTCCGCCTGGAGATCGTCGGCACCCCGGTCCGCGTGATCGAGATCGCCCCCGGCATGGTGAAGACGGAGGGATTCGCGGCCACGCGGTTCCGGGGCGACACCGAGAAGGCCGCCAAGGTCTACGAGGGTGTGGCCCAACCGCTCACCGCCGAGGACGTCGCGGACACCGTGACGTGGGCGGTCACCCGCCCGGCCCACGTCAACATCGATCTGCTGGTCGTCCGCCCCCGGGCCCAGGCGTCGAACACCAAGGTCCACCGGGAACACTGA